A DNA window from Acidobacteriota bacterium contains the following coding sequences:
- a CDS encoding response regulator, with product MNNGKKIIVIEDEPDIQEVIVHNLLRDGYQVDATLNGERGLELVRSLEPDLVLLDLMLPGLDGVEICRRIKADPRTRTVSIIMVTARGEESDVVLGLGLGADDYVCKPFSPRELMERVKAVLRRGPLQDYQSRERIVVGDAVIDSGRHEVRVGGRRIDLTASEFRLLHCLASQPGRVFTRDQLLNQVVGEDTFIDDRNIDVHVGAVRRKLGSHRYLVETVRGVGYRFHDEYMQ from the coding sequence ATGAACAACGGCAAGAAAATCATCGTTATCGAGGATGAACCCGATATCCAGGAGGTCATCGTTCACAACCTCCTGAGAGATGGGTACCAGGTGGACGCGACTCTGAATGGGGAACGGGGCCTGGAACTGGTCCGCAGCCTGGAGCCCGATCTGGTTCTGTTGGACCTGATGCTCCCCGGTCTGGACGGAGTCGAGATCTGCCGCCGCATAAAGGCCGACCCCCGGACGCGAACCGTTTCCATCATCATGGTCACGGCCCGCGGCGAAGAAAGCGACGTCGTCCTGGGATTGGGTTTGGGCGCAGACGATTACGTCTGCAAGCCCTTCAGCCCCAGGGAGCTCATGGAGCGGGTCAAGGCGGTGCTCCGCAGGGGACCACTCCAGGACTATCAGAGCCGGGAACGAATCGTCGTGGGAGACGCCGTGATCGATTCCGGACGCCACGAGGTGCGCGTCGGCGGCAGACGAATCGACCTGACCGCTTCCGAGTTTCGCCTATTGCACTGCCTGGCGTCTCAGCCGGGACGTGTATTCACCCGGGACCAACTCTTGAACCAGGTCGTGGGAGAAGATACTTTCATTGACGATCGCAACATCGACGTCCATGTCGGTGCAGTCCGCCGGAAGCTGGGATCTCACAGGTATTTGGTCGAGACCGTTCGCGGCGTGGGCTACCGCTTCCACGACGAATACATGCAGTAG
- a CDS encoding ATP-binding protein translates to MLRSRLLWKLYLGYFVLIVLTASILGGLIFRRIREDSLEDIQTSLRSQALFFREFAGQRPADEPASELQDRLRNLGREMKARLTVIDTDGGVLADSDQDPAGMDNQLNRPEILRARSHGLDTRPRLSEIRGVPGISLALPVGDNLGNVGYIRVSMPLSAIDERLGRSGKAVLAGTLAVAFVALILGLLVARRLLRPMGSMTRIAESMARGDYGQRLSIARSDEIGELGDALNRMARNSQRRMETFQTDHRQFLAILGGMAEGVVAVDENERVLHMNEAAGRILGADTSTSLGKPVWETTRIPQIPETISSVLREGRGVKTSLEIRSSPRDRSIELKATPLRNGEQEPAGAVMVMHDVSERLRVETMRQDFVANVSHELKTPVAAIQALVETILDDPDMSGRTRERFLRKTRNQSLRLSSIVSDLLTLSRMESEEGVTRETVDLRDTVAVPAEEAIPAAEVKRIRLHIRVPDRPMWTTGDMEGLCLVTSNLVGNALKYTPKEGEVTVSLSREGHQALLEVEDSGIGIEARHLDRIFERFYRVDTARSRELGGTGLGLSIVKRVVLAHNGTVSVESIPGRGSTFRVLLPVPGNS, encoded by the coding sequence ATGCTCCGTTCCCGCCTGCTGTGGAAACTCTATCTGGGCTATTTCGTCCTCATCGTGTTGACCGCATCCATCCTGGGCGGTTTGATCTTCCGGCGGATCCGGGAAGACTCACTCGAGGATATTCAGACCTCGCTCAGGTCTCAGGCCCTCTTCTTCAGGGAATTCGCCGGGCAGCGCCCCGCCGATGAACCGGCGTCGGAACTGCAGGATCGACTCCGCAACCTCGGCCGTGAGATGAAAGCCCGCCTCACCGTCATCGACACCGACGGCGGCGTCCTGGCCGATTCAGACCAGGATCCGGCGGGAATGGACAACCAGTTGAACCGGCCGGAGATTCTGAGGGCTCGGTCCCACGGCCTGGACACGCGTCCCAGGTTGAGCGAAATTCGTGGCGTTCCCGGGATCTCTCTCGCCTTGCCCGTCGGCGACAACCTCGGCAACGTGGGTTACATCCGGGTCTCCATGCCGCTCTCGGCGATTGACGAAAGACTGGGGCGTTCGGGAAAGGCGGTCTTGGCGGGCACCTTAGCCGTGGCGTTCGTGGCCCTGATTCTGGGGTTGCTGGTGGCTCGACGCCTGCTCAGACCCATGGGTTCCATGACTCGCATCGCCGAGTCCATGGCCAGGGGCGACTACGGCCAGCGCCTGTCCATTGCGCGATCGGACGAGATCGGAGAATTGGGCGATGCACTCAACCGGATGGCGCGCAACAGCCAACGACGCATGGAGACGTTTCAGACCGATCACCGGCAATTCCTGGCGATCCTCGGCGGCATGGCCGAGGGAGTGGTCGCCGTCGACGAGAATGAACGTGTCCTGCATATGAACGAAGCCGCCGGCCGGATTTTGGGAGCCGACACCTCGACCAGTCTCGGCAAGCCGGTTTGGGAAACGACCAGGATCCCGCAAATCCCGGAGACCATTTCCAGCGTCCTCCGGGAAGGGCGGGGAGTGAAGACCAGCCTGGAAATCAGGTCGTCTCCCCGAGACCGGTCCATCGAGTTGAAGGCCACGCCTCTCCGAAACGGCGAACAGGAGCCGGCGGGAGCCGTGATGGTGATGCACGATGTCTCGGAACGGCTGCGGGTCGAGACCATGAGACAGGATTTCGTGGCCAACGTCTCCCACGAACTCAAGACGCCCGTCGCCGCCATCCAGGCTCTCGTGGAAACGATCCTGGACGACCCCGATATGTCCGGCCGGACGCGGGAACGGTTTCTTCGAAAGACCCGGAACCAGTCCCTCCGTCTCTCCTCCATCGTGTCCGACTTGCTGACTCTGTCCCGAATGGAATCGGAAGAGGGAGTCACCCGCGAAACTGTCGACCTGCGGGACACCGTTGCCGTTCCGGCGGAGGAGGCCATCCCGGCCGCGGAAGTCAAGAGAATCCGGCTTCACATTCGGGTCCCGGACCGTCCAATGTGGACCACCGGAGATATGGAGGGACTCTGTCTCGTCACGTCGAACCTGGTGGGAAACGCACTCAAGTACACACCCAAGGAGGGCGAGGTGACGGTCAGCCTGAGCCGGGAGGGACACCAGGCCCTCTTGGAGGTGGAGGACAGTGGAATCGGCATCGAGGCCCGGCACCTGGACCGCATCTTCGAACGCTTCTACCGGGTCGACACGGCCCGTTCCCGGGAACTGGGCGGGACCGGACTGGGCCTCTCCATCGTCAAGAGAGTGGTGCTGGCCCACAACGGCACGGTCTCGGTGGAGAGCATTCCCGGCCGGGGAAGCACATTTCGAGTCCTGCTTCCGGTGCCCGGGAATTCCTAA